One window of Saccharomyces kudriavzevii IFO 1802 strain IFO1802 genome assembly, chromosome: 10 genomic DNA carries:
- the CCT5 gene encoding chaperonin-containing T-complex subunit CCT5 (similar to Saccharomyces cerevisiae CCT5 (YJR064W); ancestral locus Anc_1.513), whose product MAARPQQPPMEMPDLSNAIVAQDEMGRPFIIVKDQGNKKRQHGLEAKKSHILAARSVASIIKTSLGPRGLDKILISPDGEITITNDGATILSQMELDNEIAKLLVQLSKSQDDEIGDGTTGVVVLASALLDQALELIQKGIHPIKIANGFDEAAKLAIAKLEEACDDISASNDELFRDFLLRAAKTSLGSKIVSKDHDRFAEMAVEAVINVMDKDRKDVDFDLIKMQGRVGGSISDSKLINGVILDKDFSHPQMPKCVLPKEGSDGVKLAILTCPFEPPKPKTKHKLDISSVEEYQKLQTYEQDKFREMIDDVKKAGADVVICQWGFDDEANHLLLQNDLPAVRWVGGQELEHIAISTNGRIVPRFQDLSKEKLGTCSRIYEQEFGTTKDRMLIIEQSKETKTVTCFVRGSNKMIVDEAERALHDSLCVVRNLVKDSRVVYGGGAAEVAMSLAVSEEADKQRGIDQYAFRAFSQALDTIPMTLAENSGLDPIGTLSTLKSKQLKEKISNIGVDCLGYGSNDMKELFVVDPFIGKKQQILLATQLCRMILKIDNVIISGKDEY is encoded by the coding sequence ATGGCTGCTCGTCCACAACAACCCCCCATGGAAATGCCGGATCTGTCCAACGCCATTGTGGCACAAGACGAGATGGGTAGGCCCTTTATCATTGTGAAAGATCAAGGCAACAAGAAGAGACAACACGGATTAGAAGCCAAAAAATCACATATATTGGCTGCTAGATCAGTGGCTTCCATCATCAAAACATCATTGGGTCCCCGTGGGTTAGATAAAATCTTGATCTCACCAGATGGTGAAATTACCATTACCAACGATGGTGCTACAATCTTATCTCAAATGGAACTAGACAACGAGATAGCCAAGCTATTAGTACAACTATCCAAATCTCAAGACGATGAAATTGGTGACGGTACTACAGGCGTTGTTGTTTTAGCGAGTGCATTACTCGACCAAGCCTTAGAACTAATTCAAAAGGGTATACATCCAATCAAGATTGCTAATGGATTTGATGAAGCTGCCAAGTTAGCCATTGCCAAGTTAGAAGAGGCGTGCGATGACATTTCGGCATCAAACGATGAGTTGTTCAGAGACTTTTTATTGAGGGCCGCCAAGACTTCTTTGGGCTCCAAGATTGTCTCCAAGGACCATGATAGATTTGCTGAAATGGCTGTGGAAGCGGTCATCAATGTCATGGACAAAGATCGTAAGGATGTGGATTTCGATTTGATCAAGATGCAGGGACGTGTTGGTGGATCCATAAGCGACTCCAAACTGATTAATGGTGTTATTTTGGACAAGGATTTTTCTCACCCACAAATGCCTAAGTGCGTTTTACCAAAGGAGGGATCTGATGGTGTTAAATTAGCTATATTAACGTGTCCATTTGAACCACCTAAACCCAAGACCAAGCATAAACTGGACATCTCTTCAGTAGAAGAATACCAAAAACTACAAACTTATGAACAAGACAAGTTCAGGGAAATGATAGACGACGTAAAGAAGGCTGGCGCAGATGTTGTTATATGTCAATGGGGTTTTGACGATGAGGCTAATCATTTGTTGCTACAAAATGACTTACCTGCTGTAAGATGGGTAGGTGGCCAAGAGCTAGAACATATTGCTATTTCCACAAACGGCCGTATTGTTCCAAGATTCCAAGATTTATCGAAAGAGAAACTGGGTACGTGTTCCCGAATCTACGAACAGGAGTTTGGTACTACCAAAGACCGTATGCTAATTATTGAGCAAAGTAAAGAAACGAAGACCGTAACATGTTTTGTTCGTGGTTCCAATAAAATGATTGTGGACGAAGCTGAACGTGCATTGCATGATTCTTTATGCGTGGTACGTAATTTGGTCAAAGACTCACGTGTGGTTTACGGTGGTGGGGCAGCAGAAGTGGCCATGTCGTTGGCCGTCTCTGAAGAAGCTGATAAGCAACGTGGCATCGATCAGTATGCGTTCCGTGCATTTTCCCAAGCATTAGACACCATTCCAATGACTTTGGCTGAAAACTCCGGCCTTGACCCAATTGGCACTTTATCTACATTGAAAAGTAAACAGcttaaagaaaagatctcCAACATCGGTGTTGATTGCCTGGGATACGGGTCGAACGACATGAAGGAACTGTTTGTGGTCGATCCATTTATTGGCAAGAAGCAGCAAATTTTACTGGCAACTCAGTTATGTAGAATGATTTTAAAGATTGATAACGTCATCATTAGTGGTAAGGATGAATATTAG
- the ARP3 gene encoding actin-related protein 3 (similar to Saccharomyces cerevisiae ARP3 (YJR065C); ancestral locus Anc_1.514) produces MSYLNNPAVVMDNGTGLTKLGFAGNDAPSWVFPTAIATAAPSNTKKSSGVGATSATGSEASYFGNATSATNFNGATGGLLSNNLSGKRGTEDLDFYIGNEALVASQGPSYSLSYPIRHGQVENWDHMERFWENSIFKYLRTEPEDHFFLLTEPPLNPPENREQVAEIFFESFNCAGLYIAVQAVLALAASWTSSKVTDRSLTGTVIDSGDGVTHVIPVAEGYVIGSAIKNIPIAGRDITLFIQSLLRERGEADTSLRTAEKIKQEYCYVCPDIVKEFNKFDRDPSKFAQFVVENQEKTRRKVVDIGYERFLAPEIFFNPEIASSDFLTPLPMVVDQTIQACPIDVRKGLYNNIVLSGGSTMFKDFGRRLQRDLKSIVNSRIAQSELLSGTKSTGVDVSVISHRKQRNAVWFGGSLLAQTAEFKGYCHTKKDYEEYGPEIVRNFSLFNMV; encoded by the coding sequence ATGTCGTACTTAAACAATCCCGCCGTTGTCATGGACAATGGTACCGGGCTGACCAAGCTCGGCTTCGCCGGCAATGATGCTCCCTCGTGGGTCTTCCCCACGGCAATAGCTACGGCAGCACCTTCCAATACCAAGAAGTCGTCGGGTGTTGGCGCGACTTCAGCAACTGGTAGCGAGGCATCATACTTTGGTAATGCCACGTCCGCTACTAATTTCAACGGTGCCACTGGTGGCCTGCTATCCAATAATTTGTCCGGTAAGAGAGGTACAGAGGATTTGGATTTTTATATTGGGAATGAGGCTTTGGTGGCATCGCAAGGGCCCTCTTATTCATTAAGTTATCCGATCAGACACGGACAAGTGGAAAATTGGGACCATATGGAGAGATTCTGGGaaaattccattttcaaGTATTTAAGAACAGAACCTGAagatcattttttcctgttgACCGAACCACCACTGAACCCTCCAGAAAACAGAGAACAAGTCgctgaaattttctttgaatcgTTCAATTGTGCTGGTCTATATATTGCTGTGCAAGCAGTTTTGGCACTGGCTGCGTCTTGGACCTCCTCTAAAGTGACGGATAGATCATTGACCGGTACTGTGATAGATTCTGGTGACGGTGTCACTCACGTTATTCCAGTAGCAGAAGGTTACGTTATTGGCTCAGCAATCAAGAATATTCCAATTGCCGGCAGAGACATCACGTTGTTCATACAATCCCTGTTAAGAGAACGTGGCGAAGCAGACACTTCTCTGAGAACTGCAGAAAAGATTAAGCAGGAATATTGTTATGTCTGTCCAGATATTGTGAAGGAGTTCAATAAATTCGATAGAGACCCTTCCAAATTTGCTCAATTTGTGGtggaaaatcaagaaaaaacgaGGAGAAAAGTTGTAGATATTGGCtatgaaagatttctgGCTCCAGAAATCTTTTTTAACCCTGAAATTGCATCATCTGATTTCTTGACTCCTTTGCCTATGGTAGTAGATCAGACAATCCAGGCGTGTCCTATTGATGTTCGTAAAGGTCTTTACAATAATATCGTATTATCAGGTGGATCCACCATGTTCAAGGATTTTGGACGTCGTTTACAAAGAGATTTGAAGTCAATCGTAAATAGCAGAATTGCGCAAAGTGAGCTGTTAAGCGGCACTAAATCAACTGGTGTAGATGTTTCCGTGATTTCTCATAGAAAGCAGAGAAATGCTGTTTGGTTTGGTGGTTCGTTACTGGCACAAACCGCTGAATTCAAGGGCTACTGTCACACTAAGAAGGATTATGAGGAATATGGTCCAGAAATTGTCAGAAATTTCAGCCTATTCAACATGGTTTGA
- the TOR1 gene encoding phosphatidylinositol kinase-related protein kinase TOR1 (similar to Saccharomyces cerevisiae TOR1 (YJR066W) and TOR2 (YKL203C); ancestral locus Anc_1.515) — protein MRLHEEPIWENRVLKVANNDMDMDRNAQLAPSLNMNMNMNRNRNEPGLISSMFGGMIVESNSDVNFRPILEKIFRELTSDHEEERKLAGISLLDLLVSLEHELSIEEFQAVSNEVNNMILELVHTKKTNTRVGAVLSIDTLISFYTFTEELPNETSRLAGYLRGLIPSNDVEVMRLAAKTLGKLAVPGGTYTSDFVEFEVKSCLEWLTASTEKNSFSSSKPDHAKHAALLIITALAENCPYLLYQYLNSILDNIWRALRDPHLMIRIDASITLAKCLSTLRNRDPQLSSQWVQRLATSCEYGFQVNTLECVHASLLVYKEILFLKDPFLNQVFDQMCLNCIAYENHKAKIIREKIYQVVPLLASFNPQLFAGKYLHQIMENYLEILNNAPAKKIPHLNDDKPQILISIGDIAYEVGPDIAPYVKQILDYIEHDLQTKFRVRKKFEGEIFYCIGGLAMPLGPVLGKLLNKNILNLMFKCPLSDYMQETFQILTERIPSLGPKINDELLNLVCSTLSGTSFIQPGSPMEIPPFSKARAREWRNKSILQKTGESNDDNNDIKIIIQAFRMLRNIKNKFSLVEFVKIVALSYIEHTDPKVRKLAALTSCEIYVKDNICKQTSLHSLNTVSEVLSKLLAITIADPRQDIRLDVLKNLDPCFDPQLAQPENLRLLFTALHDESFNIQSVAMELVGRLSSVNPAYVIPSIRKILLELLTKLKFSSSSREKEETASLLCTLIRSSKDVTKPYIEPLLNVLLPKFQDNSSTVASTALRTIGELSVVGGEDMKVYLKDLFPLIIKTFQDQSNSFKREAALKALGQLAASSGYVIDPLLDYPELLGVLVNILKTENSQNIRRQTVTLIGILGAIDPYRQKEREVTSTTNISTEQNAPPIDIALLMQGMSPSNDEYYTTVVIHCLLKILKDPSLSSYHTAVIQAIMHIFQTLGLKCVSFLDQIIPTILDVMRTCSPSLLEFYFQQLCSLIVIVKQHIRPHVDSIFQAIRDFSSVAKLQITIVSVIEAISKALEGEFKRLVSLTLTLFLVILENDKSTDKILSRRILRLLEAFGPNLEGYSHLIVPKIVQMTEVASGNLQRSAIITIGKLAKDVDLFEMSSRIVHSLLRVLSATTNDELSKIIMNTLSLLLLQMGTSFTIFIPVINEVLMKKRIQHTIYDDLTNRLLNNDVLPTKIWEVNTTDYPHAELVDATDAGVAKLPINQSVLKSAWNSSQQRTKEDWQEWSKRLSIQLLKESPSHALRACSNLASMYYPLAKELFNTAFACVWTELYSQYQEDLIESLCIALSSPQNPPEIHQTLLNLVEFMEHDDKALPIPNQSLGEYAERCHAYAKALHYKEIKFIKEPENSTIESLISINNQLNQTDAAIGILKHAQQHHSLQLKETWFEKLERWEDALHAYNEREKAGDISVSVTLGKMRSLHALGEWEQLSQLAARKWKISKLQTKKLIAPLAAGAAWGLGEWDMLEQYISVMKPNSPDKEFFDAILYLHKNDYEDAGKHILNARDLLVTEISALINESYNRAYSVIVRTQIITEFEEIIKYKQLPPNSEKKPHYQNLWTKRLLGCQKNVDLWQRVLRVRSLVIKPKQDIQIWIKFANLCRKSGRMRLAKKALNMLLEAGSDPTLPNTAKAPPPVVYAQLKYIWATGAHKEALNHLIGFTSRLAHDLGLDPNNMIAQSVKLSSASTAPYVEEYTKLLARCFLKQGEWRIATQPNWRNTNPDAILGSYLLATHFDKNWYKAWHNWALANFEVISMVQEETKLNGGKNDEDDDTAVNNDHVRAESSILGSGSLTINGNRYPLELIQRHVVPAIKGFFHSISLLESSCLQDTLRLLTLLFNFGGIKEVSQAMYEGFNLMKIENWLEVLPQLISRIHQPDPTVSNSLLSLLSDLGKAHPQALVYPLTVAIKSESVSRQKAALSIIEKIRIHSPVLVDQAELVSHELIRVAVLWHELWYEGLEDASRQFFVEHNIEKMFATLEPLHKHLENEPQTLSEVSFQKSFGRDLNDAYEWLNNYKKSKDINNLNQAWDIYYNVFRKITRQIPQLQTLELQHVSPQLLATRDLELAVPGTYAPGKSTVRIAKFEPLFSVISSKQRPRKFSVKGSDGKDYKYVLKGHEDIRQDSLVMQLFGLVNTLLKNDSECFKRHLDIQQYPAIPLSPKSGLLGWVPNSDTFHVLIREHRDAKKIPLNIEHWVMLQMAPDYENLTLLQKIEVFTYALDNTKGQDLYKILWLKSRSSETWLERRTTYTRSLAVMSMTGYILGLGDRHPSNLMLDRITGKVIHIDFGDCFEAAILREKYPEKVPFRLTRMLTYAMEVSGIEGSFRITCEHVMRVLRDNKESLMAILEAFALDPLIHWGFDLPPQKLTEQTGIPLPLINPSELLRKGAITVEEAANMETEQQNETRNARAMLVLRRITDKLTGNDIKWFSELDVPEQVDKLIQQATSIERLCQHYIGWCPFW, from the coding sequence ATGAGACTGCATGAGGAGCCGATTTGGGAAAATAGAGTGTTGAAAGTGGCTAACAACGATATGGACATGGACAGAAATGCGCAATTGGCACCAAGTTTGAATATGAACATGAATATGAACAGAAACAGGAATGAACCTGGCTTGATTTCTAGTATGTTTGGTGGAATGATAGTTGAAAGTAATAGTGATGTAAATTTTAGGCCCATCttggagaaaattttccGCGAATTGACCAGCGATCATGAGGAGGAGCGAAAATTGGCTGGTATTTCATTGTTAGATCTACTCGTGTCCTTGGAGCACGAGTTGTCGATAGAAGAGTTCCAAGCGGTCTCAAACGAGGTAAACAACATGATTTTAGAGCTGGTTCATACAAAGAAGACGAATACCAGAGTCGGGGCCGTTTTATCTATAGACACCTTGATTTCATTCTATACGTTTACTGAGGAACTGCCCAATGAAACTTCACGTTTGGCTGGTTATCTTCGAGGACTGATCCCTTCTAATGACGTGGAGGTCATGAGATTAGCAGCCAAAACGTTGGGTAAGCTAGCCGTTCCAGGGGGCACATATACTTCTGATTTCGTGGAGTTCGAGGTAAAATCTTGTTTAGAATGGCTTACTGCCTCCACGGAAAAGAACTCATTTTCCAGTTCTAAACCAGACCATGCCAAGCATGCAGCACTTTTGATTATAACAGCATTAGCTGAAAACTGCCCATATTTGCTCTACCAATACTTGAATTCCATACTGGATAACATTTGGAGAGCTCTAAGAGACCCTCACCTGATGATCAGAATTGACGCTTCCATCACTTTGGCCAAATGTCTTTCTACTTTACGAAATAGAGACCCCCAATTGTCTAGTCAGTGGGTGCAACGACTAGCTACAAGTTGTGAATATGGCTTTCAAGTGAATACTCTAGAATGCGTCCATGCAAGCTTATTGGtttataaagaaattttatttttgaaggatcCCTTTCTAAATCAAGTGTTCGACCAAATGTGTCTGAATTGCATAGCTTATGAGAACCATAAGGCGAAAATAatcagagaaaaaatttaccaGGTTGTTCCCTTATTAGCATCGTTCAACCCTCAATTATTTGCAGGCAAATATTTGCATCAAATCATGGAAAATTACTTGGAAATTTTAAACAATGCCCCAGCCAAGAAAATACCACACCTTAATGACGACAAACCACAGATATTGATATCGATTGGTGATATTGCATATGAAGTTGGGCCGGATATTGCACCCTATGTGAAACAAATTCTTGACTATATCGAACATGACTTACAGACAAAATTTAGGGTTaggaagaaatttgaaggTGAGATTTTTTACTGCATTGGAGGATTAGCAATGCCATTGGGTCCAGTCTTGGGCAAATTATTAAACAAGAATATACTTAATCTCATGTTTAAATGCCCTCTTTCTGATTATATGCAggaaacttttcaaatattgaCCGAAAGAATACCATCGCTGGgtccaaaaataaatgacGAGTTACTTAACCTGGTTTGTTCAACATTATCAGGCACATCATTTATCCAACCAGGATCTCCAATGGAGATACCgccattttcaaaagcaagAGCAAGGGAGTGGAGAAATAAAAGCATTCTACAAAAGACGGGAGAGAGTAATGacgataataatgatataAAAATCATTATCCAAGCCTTTAGAATGCTTAGAAATATTAAGAACAAGTTTTCGTTGGTGGAATTTGTCAAAATTGTTGCGCTTTCGTACATTGAACATACGGATCCTAAGGTGAGGAAACTGGCTGCATTAACATCTTGTGAAATTTACGTCAAGGACAATATTTGCAAACAAACATCGTTACATTCGCTGAATACTGTATCTGAAGTTTTGTCTAAACTTCTAGCAATTACGATTGCAGATCCTAGACAAGATATTAGGTTAGACGTCTTAAAGAACCTGGATCCGTGCTTCGATCCGCAATTAGCCCAACCAGAAAATTTAAGGCTTTTATTTACTGCATTGCATGATGAGTCATTTAATATCCAATCGGTAGCAATGGAGCTTGTTGGGAGATTATCTTCCGTAAACCCTGCCTATGTTATTCCGTCGATTCGAAAGATATTGCTGGAACTGTTGACAAAATTgaagttttcttcctcttctagggaaaaggaagaaactGCAAGTTTACTATGCACTCTTATCAGGTCAAGTAAAGATGTTACAAAACCATATATTGAACCTCTTTTGAACGTTCTTTTACCAAAATTTCAGGATAACTCCTCGACAGTTGCATCAACTGCGTTGAGAACTATAGGTGAACTGTCCGTTGTAGGGGGCGAGGACATGAAAGTTTATCTTAAAGATTTGTTTCCATTAATCATTAAAACGTTTCAAGACCAATCAaactctttcaaaagagaagcTGCGCTCAAGGCTTTGGGCCAACTTGCAGCTTCCTCCGGCTATGTCATAGATCCCTTACTTGATTATCCCGAGTTATTGGGTGTCTTagtgaatattttaaaGACTGAAAACTCTCAAAATATTAGAAGACAAACAGTAACTTTGATAGGTATATTAGGTGCTATTGATCCGTATCGCCAAAAGGAACGTGAAGTAACTTCTACAACTAATATATCGACAGAACAGAATGCCCCACCCATCGACATTGCTCTTCTTATGCAAGGCATGTCTCCGTCGAATGATGAATATTACACCACTGTTGTCATCCACTGTTTgctaaaaattttgaaagaccCCTCACTATCGTCGTACCATACAGCCGTAATCCAAGCAATTATGcacatttttcaaacgCTTGGTCTAAAATGTGTCTCATTCTTGGACCAAATCATCCCAACTATCTTGGATGTTATGCGCACATGCTCTCCATCGTTATTAGAGTTCTACTTTCAACAGCTTTGCTCTTTAATTGTCATCGTTAAGCAGCATATTAGGCCGCATGTAGATTCTATATTTCAGGCAATCAGAGATTTTTCGTCCGTCGCTAAGTTACAAATAACGATCGTAAGTGTTATTGAAGCGATATCAAAGGCTTTAGAGGGCGAGTTCAAAAGATTGGTTTCTCTTACTCTGACACTTTTCCTAGTCATCCTGGAGAATGATAAATCTACTGATAAGATTCTCTCTAGAAGGATATTGAGGCTATTAGAGGCATTTGGTCCTAATTTAGAAGGTTATTCGCATTTAATTGTCCCGAAGATAGTTCAAATGACTGAGGTCGCCAGTGGGAACCTACAAAGGTCTGCAATTATAACTATTGGAAAGCTAGCGAAAGATGTCGACCTCTTTGAAATGTCTTCAAGGATTGTTCATTCTCTCCTTAGGGTACTGAGTGCAACAACGAACGATGAACTCTCAAAAATCATCATGAATACTCTGAGTTTATTGTTACTACAAATGGGTACAtcttttaccattttcattccCGTTATCAATGAAGTTCTAATGAAGAAACGTATCCAACACACGATATACGATGATTTAACCAACAGATTACTAAATAATGACGTTCTTCCTACAAAAATATGGGAGGTGAATACAACGGATTATCCACATGCAGAATTAGTGGATGCAACAGATGCAGGCGTTGCAAAATTGCCCATAAACCAATCAGTTTTGAAGAGCGCTTGGAACTCCAGCCAGCAAAGAACTAAAGAGGACTGGCAAGAATGGAGCAAACGACTATCCATTCAACTATTAAAAGAATCACCTTCCCATGCTCTGAGAGCTTGTTCAAACCTTGCAAGCATGTACTACCCACTCGCTAAGGAACTTTTCAATACTGCCTTCGCATGTGTTTGGACAGAGCTTTATAGTCAATATCAAGAAGATTTGATTGAGTCATTATGTATAGCATTATCTTCTCCCCAAAATCCACCTGAAATACATCAAACATTATTAAACCTAGTAGAATTCATGGAGCATGACGACAAAGCATTACCTATCCCAAATCAAAGCCTGGGTGAGTATGCCGAGAGGTGTCATGCCTATGCTAAAGCATTGCATTACAAGGAAATAAAGTTCATCAAAGAGCCTGAGAACTCCACTATTGAATCACTGATCAGCATTAATAATCAATTGAACCAAACGGATGCTGCTATCGGTATTCTAAAGCATGCTCAACAACATCACTCACTTCAACTAAAGGAGACATGGTTCGAAAAATTAGAGCGCTGGGAAGATGCATTACATGCTTATAATGAGCGTGAAAAGGCAGGTGATATTTCTGTAAGTGTAACACTCGGTAAGATGAGATCCCTTCATGCCCTTGGCGAATGGGAACAGTTATCCCAATTAGCAGctagaaaatggaaaatttctAAGTTGcagacaaaaaaattaatagCTCCCTTAGCAGCTGGTGCTGCATGGGGTTTAGGTGAGTGGGATATGCTTGAGCAATACATAAGTGTGATGAAACCAAATTCCCCAGAcaaggaattttttgatgctATTTTATATTTGCACAAAAATGACTACGAGGATGCTGGCAAACACATACTTAATGCCAGGGACTTACTTGTAACTGAGATTTCCGCCTTAATAAACGAAAGTTATAACAGAGCTTATAGTGTCATTGTCAGAACGCAAATAATTACGgagtttgaagaaatcatcaaatataAGCAACTGCCACCTAATTCCGAAAAGAAGCCTCACTATCAAAATCTTTGGACGAAAAGATTGCTAGgttgccaaaaaaatgttgatTTGTGGCAAAGAGTGCTCAGAGTGAGATCATTGGTCATCAAACCGAAACAAGATATACAAATATGGATTAAGTTTGCAAACTTGTGTAGAAAATCTGGTAGAATGAGACTGGCCAAAAAGGCACTAAATATGCTGCTTGAAGCAGGTAGCGATCCCACTTTACCGAATACGGCAAAGGCTCCTCCACCGGTCGTTTACGCACAACTAAAATACATTTGGGCCACAGGAGCTCATAAAGAAGCGTTGAACCACTTGATAGGATTTACATCCAGATTAGCGCATGATCTTGGTTTAGATCCAAATAATATGATCGCTCAAAGTGTAAAACTATCAAGTGCAAGCACAGCTCCATATGTTGAAGAATACACAAAACTATTGGCTCGATGTTTTTTAAAGCAGGGTGAATGGAGAATAGCAACTCAGCCGAACTGGAGAAACACAAATCCGGATGCAATTCTTGGTTCTTATCTGTTGGCGACACATTTCGATAAAAATTGGTATAAGGCGTGGCATAATTGGGCATTAGCTAATTTTGAGGTAATATCTATGGTTCAGGAAGAGACTAAATTAAACGGAggtaaaaatgatgaagacgatgacACGGCGGTTAACAATGATCATGTCCGAGCTGAAAGTAGCATTTTAGGGAGCGGCTCCTTGACTATAAATGGTAATAGATACCCACTGGAGCTGATTCAAAGACATGTTGTTCCAGCTATCAAgggattttttcattcaatatCCCTATTAGAATCCAGTTGTTTGCAAGACACATTAAGATTGTTAACGCTTCTGTTCAACTTTGGTGGTATTAAAGAAGTTTCGCAAGCCATGTATGAAGGCTtcaatttgatgaaaatcgAAAACTGGCTCGAAGTCTTGCCGCAGTTAATTTCCCGTATTCACCAACCCGATCCTACAGTGAGCAACTCCCTTTTATCTTTACTTTCCGATTTAGGCAAAGCTCATCCACAGGCACTTGTGTATCCTCTAACAGTTGCAATCAAATCAGAATCTGTTTCAAGACAAAAAGCAGCTCTTTCAATAATagagaaaataagaattCATAGTCCAGTCCTGGTGGACCAGGCTGAATTAGTCAGTCATGAATTAATCAGAGTAGCCGTTTTATGGCACGAATTATGGTACGAGGGCTTGGAAGACGCAAGTCGGCAGTTTTTCGTTGAACATAACATAGAGAAGATGTTCGCTACCTTAGAACCTTTACATAAGCATCTGGAAAATGAACCTCAAACTTTAAGTGAGGTATCGTTTCAGAAGTCATTTGGTAGAGATTTGAACGATGCCTACGAATGGCTGAATAactacaaaaaatcaaaagacaTCAATAATTTAAACCAAGCCTGGGATATTTATTATAACGTCtttagaaaaattacaCGTCAAATACCACAACTACAGACCTTAGAATTACAACATGTTTCACCACAGCTTTTGGCCACTCGTGACTTAGAATTAGCAGTTCCTGGCACGTATGCTCCGGGAAAATCTACCGTTAGAATTGCAAAATTTGAACCCCTGTTCTCTGTCATCTCTTCAAAGCAAAggccaagaaaattttccgTCAAAGGCAGTGATGGTAAGGATTATAAATATGTCCTAAAAGGACACGAAGACATAAGACAAGATAGCCTTGTAATGCAATTATTTGGCCTAGTTAATACTTTATTAAAGAATGATTCCGAGTGTTTCAAGAGACATTTAGATATACAGCAATACCCTGCTATTCCATTATCACCTAAATCTGGCCTGTTGGGATGGGTTCCGAACAGTGACACATTTCACGTTTTGATCAGGGAACATCGTGATGCTAAAAAGATTCCGTTAAATATTGAGCATTGGGTTATGTTACAAATGGCCCCTGATTATGAAAATCTAACACTTCTGCAGAAAATCGAAGTATTCACGTATGCTTTAGATAATACAAAGGGTCAGGACCTGTACAAAATTTTATGGTTGAAGAGTAGATCGTCAGAAACATGGTTAGAACGTAGAACAACTTATACGAGATCTTTAGCTGTGATGTCCATGACTGGCTATATTTTGGGATTAGGCGATCGTCATCCTAGCAATTTGATGTTGGACAGAATTACTGGGAAAGTTATTCATATTGATTTTGGTGATTGTTTTGAAGCTGCCATCTTAAGAGAGAAATATCCCGAGAAGGTCCCATTCAGATTAACCAGAATGCTAACATATGCAATGGAAGTTAGTGGAATTGAAGGTAGTTTTCGTATCACCTGTGAACATGTCATGAGAGTTTTGAGAGATAACAAGGAATCATTGATGGCAATTTTAGAAGCTTTTGCACTTGATCCTCTAATTCACTGGGGCTTTGACCTGCCTCCTCAAAAACTCACTGAGCAAACCGGAATTCCATTGCCGTTGATAAATCCTAGCGAGCTACTGAGAAAGGGGGCAATTACTGTTGAGGAAGCAGCAAACATGGAAACAGAACAACAAAATGAGACTAGAAATGCCAGGGCAATGCTTGTCTTAAGACGTATTACGGACAAGCTAACAGGCAATGATATCAAGTGGTTTAGTGAATTAGATGTTCCCGAGCAGGTCGATAAACTAATCCAACAGGCAACTTCGATCGAAAGGCTCTGCCAACATTACATCGGATGGTGTCCATTTTGGTGA
- the YAE1 gene encoding Yae1p (similar to Saccharomyces cerevisiae YAE1 (YJR067C); ancestral locus Anc_1.516) produces MSTAWDDVWGSDDDVETEQSPDLAKLREHHSKRGYLDGIVSSKEERLQEGFNDGFPTGARLGKQVGVIMGILLGLQVRFGDTDDDLRKAYIEAQKELRIDRVLSKSMFDSNFDLKEMHPLVSKWIDVINDYCEKYHVTPI; encoded by the coding sequence ATGTCAACCGCTTGGGATGATGTGTGGGGATCAGACGACGATGTGGAAACCGAACAGTCGCCAGATTTAGCAAAATTAAGAGAACACCACAGTAAAAGAGGGTATTTGGATGGTATAGTAAGTTccaaagaggaaaggcTGCAAGAGGGTTTCAATGACGGTTTCCCCACTGGCGCTAGGTTGGGAAAACAAGTCGGTGTCATTATGGGGATTTTACTTGGTTTGCAGGTACGCTTTGGCGATACAGATGATGATCTCAGAAAGGCGTACATTGAGGCTCAAAAAGAATTACGGATTGATAGAGTGCTCAGTAAGTCAATGTTTGATTCAAATTtcgatttgaaagaaatgcATCCACTTGTAAGTAAATGGATTGATGTCATTAATGATTActgtgaaaaatatcatgtAACCCCCATTTAG